TAAGcaataattttatatatgactaaattatattatgcacacatataaatatatttaaccattcaaaataaaaaattttcaattgttctatttttttaatctttttttttcttttttttatattatatattcatacCGCAACAATACAcattttttcaatttttagtcactatatattttttttatttataacttgatgaagaataaaataaggcttaaataataaataatatatatatatatatatatatatacaaatatatgtatctATTTCAAtgtgtataatatatatatatatatatatatatatataatgatgtTACTAGgctttaaaaaataattagagataacaaaaaaaaaaaaaaaaataataaataaataaataaataaataaataaataaaataaagcACTATTGGTTAAAtggaaaattataaaatataaatataatattcattaatgtcggaaaaataatatttttttcttaattttcataaaatatgtttttactcaaaaaacattttacttcactaaaataaatgtatgaataaataaacatatataaatataaatatatatatatatatatatatatatttatatatattatttatttttccattttaatatttggCGTCCAATTTAGGAGATGAAATGACTCTCCTGCGTTGAGTAAAAACATatacacaaaaaaataaaaaaattagaagaGAAGTAGACAAGACTCCAGATGTTTTGGCTagaaatgaaataaaaCTAAGATACTTTGCATGATTATATGgaaacaaaaataaattgaaattattttttaacaaaaGAAAGATATAATTAATACTACGTGAGAACATATTTATAGTACAATTATGTGAACAAAAGTATAtacttttaataaaattttgtaCTGGGCTTGTACATATGGCTGTtgaaaaaatgataataaattcTACAAGTACTTGTATTAAAGGATTATTATTACCTTTGTtgatattaaaattatgtataaatttaattttttcatttatagccatatttatacaatcattattatatccaTCTAAGAagttattatttacatatcTAACAattatacaatataaatCGTTAAATAAGCCACTAATTGTTCTTTTCCCATTCTGTGTTAtgtcattttttaaagCACCTGCACCACTATATATTAAACTAATAGCATTAGCGTTATTAATCCATATTCTTCTATATGATATTTCATCATACTTATTAttgaagaaataaaaagggAAATTATCATGTTGTTGTAATTTTATATCTACACTTTTTaattgtaaatataaaacatattttgATAGAAAGCTCTGAAAAACATTAGTCCTATCTAAACAATCTATACAATTAACACGGAAAACCCCATTTTGATGACTATAAATTTGTGCCTCTTGCcataaattaaaatgaaaattattataatttaatacaTCATAATCGTTCATTAgatttttatcatttccAATTGGTATGCTAAATGAAAAATAggaaaatttatttaaatcaCTTACTACTTTTTCTAACATATAATCTaaattttcaaaatttaattttttaaattcaCTATGGAAATCAAACCAAGTAAAATTATGTTCTACATTACAATCACTTAAACAATTTTCAAAACATTCTCctaaatatttttctccaaactttttatttattaaatttgtAATAGATATTTTTCCATAATTAGtttgtaattttttcatatgtaaatttaatatacgcttattttcattcatatttGGACACACGTGTATTGCTGGTCTTATACTTAAGGTTGGTTGTTGTTTCCACAATACTGGTATGGAACCTCTAACTATTATATAactaaaaatattaatcCTTTCCTTATTCTTACAAACTACTATTTGTTCAGTTTCCACAAAATTTGCTACATCTCCATTTTCATTACTACCTCTACACCAAAACCTAACACCACTTCTGTTTTTACATTTTCTAGATATCAGATATAatgaaatttttttgttatcttctacatgaaatatatttgtatttatgTATCCATGAATTAGAAATACAACAAAACCAAATGCATCTACATTTTTGAAGGTATCTAATATTTTCCAATTCCATGTATATTCATCATTAATTTCGTTAAATTGAATTTTATTCacattattgttattattattaatgtcattatcattattattatcattattattattattatcattattattattatcattattattatttttgtttgaatatatattcaacTTCTTTGATGCATGTTCTGAAATTTTTAAGtaaagttttttttttttattcatgTCACTTTTCTTGTCCAGTTGGTTCATATATTGATTTTGCAGTGATATTGTTAAATTGTAGTAGTAAGAGAAATAAAATGGGCCTTTATTAAAAGCATGCagaaaatatgttataattttcaaTACATCCTCTTTTAATGTACAATTTTTGaatttatgaatatatgtTTCATTATAATAGAATCGGTTATATTTGTAAACACAATTTTCTAATAAGAAATTTGTTGACTGAAATAAGTTATCAAAATAATTCTTTGTctgtattttatttttgttacaaaaaaatttcttgttctcatcttttttaataGTATTTAATGATGTTAGATTTCCATTACTTCCtaaataacatatttcatactcatataattcatttgtatttttattcattttttcaCAATTTAGTTGTACAAACgatattctttttattctatatatagatcgattaaatatattacatacCACTTCAGCCTCCGATACAATTACCAAGAAATTGATTTCTTCTGCTTTTATTATACCTAAACATCCATAAAACcaaaatttatttttattatcattttcgATGATggtatttttattatttatgcACTCTTGCTCTTTcgttatatttatattttctgaataattaatttttaatatattctttacattattttcaaCGTTTACTATACACAAATATTTCCCGTGTGATtctaaataatatttttttaaaggaATTTTAGAGTAATTCGTCATTTTGGATTGAGGACCTTTTTATAGaattatgttttatatataggGATGACAAAAAGGTAgttttcaatttttttttttattttatcttaATCTTTTATTTCTGTAGCTTCTTTAAtctcttattttttttttttttttttttttctttNNNNNNNNNNtaaataaacaaattttaaatatatatatatatatatatatatttaattaagaaaatatatacataacaTAATTGTAGAAAAGAGTAAAGCAAAAcgaaagaaaaaaaaaaaaaaaaaagaaaattataaatatatattttataaaagtaatattatattatattatattattttattatatatatatatatatatatatatacatatttcaTGTGGGTAATTacaattttaatatattataatatgtatagATTACTATTTACAAATTAtccattatatatattttttttattttgaagtttataaaataactacaaaaaatatatatatttatatatataatatattttattaatatatgaattatataataacaaataagtatttattaaaaaatatatatattatatatataatatatatatatatatatatatatatatatatatataatatattttttttattattgtgTGCATTCCTGCGtaattgtaaaaaatatatatatgtataataaagtattttgaataaatcattttcataatttttctaggtattttattattttttgttttagagaaataatatacttaaaaataaattatgcACAAAAGTATACGTctatttaattatttatttttctgTTGTACTTTTCAACATGTTACAATTGTGAAATAgagtttatatatattaataatatagcataaaaaaatatactgtaaaaattgataattttctattttattttaatcgcatagtaaaaataacataatcatattttttattctattataattatattattatatttttatattttatgtgtCCTAAActgttaatatatatatatatatatatatatatatatatatataacctGTTCGTAGAATATATGTTgtaatgaaatataaattttaattagactaatatattttttttaatttatttataaaataaagaaaaagaaaagaaagaaagaacAATTAACACAAtgttattaaattattaataaaaatatttaaaacaaataaacataaaaaaaaatgtattaatatatatatatatatatatttttctattttaatttttacaGTGGAGTGCTTATGCACATACAATAAAAGATTATTGGAACAGAAAATTTAAACATAtacaaaatgataatataattttcatataaaatgataatacaATTTTCATACAacattcatataatataaaaattataaaaattaaatttttcttctaaATTTAAATGGCTTCGATTTAGAATATTTAGTTCTcgatatattttttctttttttttctattcTCTTTTTAGCctttttatcttttttaagTCTTTTATCTACATATTTAACCATCGTTTTACCctttttgttctttttctttttcgCCATTTTCGATCCTTTTCCAGTACAAAcaatatatgatttatctctttttttatctataaaatgaaaatatgtaaataattataagggcatatatatatatatatatatatatacatttcatgtaaataataaaaaaataattatctatattatttttacctgatttatttttcttcaatAAATTCGTTATAGCCTTTTGTTTAAGGAATGGatcatcttcatttttttcaatttttcCAATTTTTGCTTCAAgttttttcatttttgttatttctCTTTTTCTATTTCTCATTTTTGCTTCAATAACCTTTTTAATAGGcatttttgttattttattaatttttcctttatactcatctaatattttcttatcaATCGGAATTACAGGTTTtctgtattttttttcttcttccAAGAACCAATCAGGTAAATTAGATTCATCTTCCATATATGAATATCTATTAAATGAATCATCTATAAGATCCATTCtactttttttatgaatCAACTTTTCTCCTATACATTTAATGAAAGCTAATTCATCTTCATTCTTAACtaaattagaaaaataattattaagGTTTTGTGCATTTTCATCTGTTTTTACTATGGAGAAGGAAgaatttttcatttttacttcattatttccatatttttcttttaattttttttttttttcttttttggCTAGTTTGTCCGGTAAAGGTATTTTCGGTAAATTATGTTCAtctatttcttttatactctcattatcatcattagAAATTGAGCCATCCTTATCAGAATCATCCTTCTTTTGTacattctttttatttttaatatgacTATCAAATTCTGCATCCATATCTTCCTCATCTAATTGACTAAATATAttggaaaatatattttgatcAAAGAAATGATTAACATTTgatttttcttcttcatttttaacACTCCTTCTTAAACGAATTATTTTATCTACCATGctttttatatgtttattttcCTTGAATATATCTTGAGTTGTTTCTAAGGAATCAACATCGTTATCACTGttcaattttttattatcatattgGTGATCACCACGTTTATCATTTTGTTGTTTTCGttcttcttctttattatcGTCGTCGTCATCATCATCTTTGTCGTCATCATCATCTTTGTCGTCATCATCATCTTTGTCgtcatcatcatcttcgtcgtcatcatcatcttcGTCGTCATCTTCATCACTTAAATATTCTCTAAGTTTTTTTTCCATCAACAGTTGTTCATTTTTCAATTCCAtcattttttgtattttcataagttcttcatttttaaattccATGGCTCTTTTTCGTCTGGACAATTTTTCATTACTTTTTTCTTcgtttaattttttttctttcattttttgtttttcatAATCTAAATCTACCAAATATTCTAATTTGTCTAAATCGGAGTTTTTTAGCTGAATTATGTGTTCTAATTTTTCTGTTTCACTTGAAGTATCTTCATAATGATCAATTTCTAGATCATCCTTCTGgtcattatttaatatttttagaTGATCTTcaaatttttgtttattaaGCAATTTAAGTATATCcttattaaaatgtatCTCATTTTCATCAAAATCTAATTGATGTCCTCTATtacttttcttttttttttccagttctttttttaattttttttctttttttttttgttcttttttcttttttttttcaatatatgCAGAAAATTCTTCTATTTCATCAACTTGATCTTTTTCGTCTTTTTCTGTAGCTTCATCTGAAGTATTATCTAATTCATTCTctgatatatttttatcaacaATTGTATTGAAATCATCTATTTGTGACGACTCTTTCACATCAGATAATTCTTGCGTAGTTTGCTCCACATCATGATTATCAAAAtctaaattatttttttttgcagTTTGATTTAGAACActctttttaattttatatctCCATTTgattaaattatataaatcagATTTACCTAATACTTTTAAATCATTACaaaggaaaaatatttcttttgttgtacattcatttttatatatgcatTCATATATAGTT
The genomic region above belongs to Plasmodium reichenowi strain SY57 chromosome 13, whole genome shotgun sequence and contains:
- a CDS encoding large subunit rRNA methyltransferase, putative — translated: MGKKKKVGKERIDKYYKLAKTAGYRARSAFKLIQIAQKFNVFKNANILIDLCAAPGGWLQVAYKNMSKQSTIIGVDLVPIRKIDDNVITIKSDITTSDCIKKIKNIIKMDKADVILNDGAPNVGTTYSYDSFNQNVLVLNSIKIAYIFLKKNGIFITKVFRNEEYISLIWVLEKLFGDVKHIKPRSSREISSEIYLVGLNFLGKKVDKKLFDYTYIFSEQFKKNSNKLSLLETKQESYLDNNENYFSDEESNDEEKVGEKIDKKKKKGLSTILKEKKKKNRQGYDVGDDYRATDICTFIKSDNYVDLLIKNNKFTFDKNYKNNSDPMIKTIYECIYKNECTTKEIFFLCNDLKVLGKSDLYNLIKWRYKIKKSVLNQTAKKNNLDFDNHDVEQTTQELSDVKESSQIDDFNTIVDKNISENELDNTSDEATEKDEKDQVDEIEEFSAYIEKKKKKEQKKKEKKLKKELEKKKKSNRGHQLDFDENEIHFNKDILKLLNKQKFEDHLKILNNDQKDDLEIDHYEDTSSETEKLEHIIQLKNSDLDKLEYLVDLDYEKQKMKEKKLNEEKSNEKLSRRKRAMEFKNEELMKIQKMMELKNEQLLMEKKLREYLSDEDDDEDDDDDEDDDDDKDDDDDKDDDDDKDDDDDDDNKEEERKQQNDKRGDHQYDNKKLNSDNDVDSLETTQDIFKENKHIKSMVDKIIRLRRSVKNEEEKSNVNHFFDQNIFSNIFSQLDEEDMDAEFDSHIKNKKNVQKKDDSDKDGSISNDDNESIKEIDEHNLPKIPLPDKLAKKEKKKKLKEKYGNNEVKMKNSSFSIVKTDENAQNLNNYFSNLVKNEDELAFIKCIGEKLIHKKSRMDLIDDSFNRYSYMEDESNLPDWFLEEEKKYRKPVIPIDKKILDEYKGKINKITKMPIKKVIEAKMRNRKREITKMKKLEAKIGKIEKNEDDPFLKQKAITNLLKKNKSDKKRDKSYIVCTGKGSKMAKKKKNKKGKTMVKYVDKRLKKDKKAKKRIEKKRKNISRTKYSKSKPFKFRRKI
- a CDS encoding inositol-polyphosphate 5-phosphatase, putative, translated to MTNYSKIPLKKYYLESHGKYLCIVNVENNVKNILKINYSENINITKEQECINNKNTIIENDNKNKFWFYGCLGIIKAEEINFLVIVSEAEVVCNIFNRSIYRIKRISFVQLNCEKMNKNTNELYEYEICYLGSNGNLTSLNTIKKDENKKFFCNKNKIQTKNYFDNLFQSTNFLLENCVYKYNRFYYNETYIHKFKNCTLKEDVLKIITYFLHAFNKGPFYFSYYYNLTISLQNQYMNQLDKKSDMNKKKKLYLKISEHASKKLNIYSNKNNNNDNNNNDNNNNNDNNNDNDINNNNNNVNKIQFNEINDEYTWNWKILDTFKNVDAFGFVVFLIHGYINTNIFHVEDNKKISLYLISRKCKNRSGVRFWCRGSNENGDVANFVETEQIVVCKNKERINIFSYIIVRGSIPVLWKQQPTLSIRPAIHVCPNMNENKRILNLHMKKLQTNYGKISITNLINKKFGEKYLGECFENCLSDCNVEHNFTWFDFHSEFKKLNFENLDYMLEKVVSDLNKFSYFSFSIPIGNDKNLMNDYDVLNYNNFHFNLWQEAQIYSHQNGVFRVNCIDCLDRTNVFQSFLSKYVLYLQLKSVDIKLQQHDNFPFYFFNNKYDEISYRRIWINNANAISLIYSGAGALKNDITQNGKRTISGLFNDLYCIIVRYVNNNFLDGYNNDCINMAINEKIKFIHNFNINKGNNNPLIQVLVEFIIIFSTAICTSPVQNFIKSIYFCSHNCTINMFSRSINYIFLLLKNNFNLFLFPYNHAKYLSFISFLAKTSGVLSTSLLIFLFFCVYVFTQRRRVISSPKLDAKY